In Moorena sp. SIOASIH, the following proteins share a genomic window:
- a CDS encoding transposase — MITQIPKGYQEWFRVVMRKMPHLSKSQAVGLAMGRFFGIAITQSCGLSTVAVFLAEIQHRSENNVREQLRQWYKEKSHKYGRKRQEIEVSESFAFLLLWILSWWSSDQKSLVLAADASTLGKRFTVLVISVVYRGCGIPVAWKIVGATEKGSWQPYWHQLLNQVKQGIPDDWFVIVTTDRGLYAKWFYQGIVANGWHPLMRINAQGYYQPSQVLGDQPPSKLPLSGLITEVGQHWSGRVRCFRSNCVDCTLLARWDHGYADPWLMLTDLSPQQAQIYWYSMRSWIECLFKDIKRGGFGWHHTKMTDPKRAERQW, encoded by the coding sequence ATGATCACACAGATTCCGAAAGGGTATCAAGAATGGTTCAGAGTAGTGATGAGGAAGATGCCTCATCTGAGCAAATCTCAGGCAGTGGGATTAGCAATGGGTCGCTTTTTTGGTATTGCCATCACTCAAAGTTGTGGATTATCAACAGTAGCCGTATTTTTAGCAGAAATCCAACATCGATCAGAAAACAATGTCAGAGAGCAGTTAAGGCAATGGTACAAGGAAAAAAGTCACAAATATGGCAGAAAGCGACAAGAAATAGAAGTCAGTGAAAGCTTTGCCTTCTTATTGTTGTGGATATTAAGTTGGTGGTCATCCGATCAAAAAAGCCTGGTGCTGGCTGCAGATGCATCCACATTGGGTAAGCGTTTTACAGTCTTGGTAATTAGTGTGGTCTACCGTGGCTGTGGAATACCTGTAGCTTGGAAAATTGTGGGTGCAACCGAAAAAGGGAGTTGGCAACCTTACTGGCATCAGCTGTTAAATCAGGTCAAACAGGGGATCCCGGATGATTGGTTTGTGATAGTCACCACAGACCGAGGGTTGTATGCTAAATGGTTTTATCAAGGGATTGTGGCTAATGGCTGGCATCCTTTGATGCGGATTAATGCTCAAGGATATTACCAACCATCCCAGGTTTTGGGTGACCAACCCCCATCGAAATTACCTCTGTCTGGGCTAATCACTGAGGTTGGTCAGCATTGGAGTGGTCGAGTCAGATGTTTCCGAAGCAACTGTGTCGATTGCACTCTCTTAGCTCGCTGGGATCACGGTTATGCTGACCCTTGGTTAATGTTAACGGATTTGAGTCCACAACAGGCTCAAATCTACTGGTATAGTATGCGTAGCTGGATTGAATGCTTGTTCAAAGACATTAAGCGTGGTGGTTTTGGTTGGCATCACACCAAAATGACTGACCCCAAACGTGCCGAAAGACAATGGTAA
- a CDS encoding GTPase — translation MSEHISFDELLGKMSEAYEDAQSKVEQCNVLVIGKTGVGKSTLVNTIFRSRLAETGVGYPVTQTIRRYTKTGCPITVYDTPGLELKAQQIERVRRDISKLIDDQRKLEAKEHIHVVWYCLNHETDRLDPIEEEWLKSLQQKDVPVILVLTQTLRKKRSEFIAFLDGKNLPVSQIIPVLAQSKLIDDDYTVTAHGLERLVEVTANLLPEAQRKAFLREQIRNIELKAGEAFKYVTGYVTGSALVGASPIPFSDAPILVTMQTVMIANITSIFGLTVERAFLGMVISALGGTGGMTAVGKVIVANLLKMIPGAGTILGGAISGSTAAALTLALGLSYIEALKIYVKAQVDGKEIPLSELAKIIIEQYKYYAETGKKSLRDKELPPSD, via the coding sequence ATGTCAGAGCACATTTCGTTTGATGAACTGTTAGGCAAAATGAGCGAAGCCTATGAAGATGCCCAGAGCAAAGTTGAGCAATGTAATGTTTTAGTCATTGGTAAAACTGGTGTAGGTAAAAGTACTTTAGTAAATACAATTTTTCGCTCTCGTCTGGCAGAAACAGGAGTGGGCTATCCTGTTACTCAAACCATTCGTCGTTATACGAAAACAGGTTGCCCGATTACAGTGTACGATACGCCAGGGCTAGAACTTAAAGCCCAACAGATTGAACGAGTAAGGAGAGATATCTCGAAACTAATTGATGATCAAAGGAAACTAGAGGCAAAAGAACACATTCATGTGGTGTGGTATTGCCTTAATCATGAGACTGATCGATTGGATCCGATTGAGGAAGAATGGCTAAAGAGCCTGCAACAAAAAGATGTACCAGTTATCTTAGTTCTGACTCAAACCTTAAGGAAAAAACGTAGTGAGTTTATTGCTTTCCTAGATGGTAAAAATCTACCGGTTAGTCAGATTATTCCAGTGCTAGCACAATCAAAACTAATCGATGATGATTATACGGTGACAGCCCATGGTTTAGAGCGTTTAGTAGAAGTGACGGCAAATTTACTGCCAGAAGCCCAGCGCAAAGCATTTCTGAGGGAACAGATTAGAAATATTGAGCTAAAAGCAGGTGAAGCGTTTAAATATGTTACGGGTTACGTTACTGGTTCAGCATTGGTTGGTGCCTCACCAATTCCGTTTTCTGATGCGCCAATTTTGGTAACGATGCAAACGGTAATGATTGCTAACATCACCAGCATTTTTGGATTAACGGTTGAAAGAGCTTTTCTGGGCATGGTGATATCTGCTCTTGGGGGTACAGGAGGAATGACCGCAGTGGGTAAAGTAATTGTCGCCAATTTACTCAAAATGATTCCTGGTGCAGGCACCATTCTTGGTGGAGCAATATCAGGCTCAACGGCAGCAGCACTAACCCTGGCTCTTGGTCTATCTTATATTGAAGCACTAAAGATTTATGTTAAAGCTCAGGTTGATGGTAAAGAAATACCCCTTTCTGAGCTCGCGAAAATTATCATTGAACAATATAAATACTATGCGGAAACAGGTAAAAAAAGCTTGAGGGATAAGGAATTACCGCCTTCAGATTAG
- a CDS encoding PhnD/SsuA/transferrin family substrate-binding protein, which yields MGLSLIASAAPGITPPQEPVDGTGQITTSEVKIVKVGVMAIRGVDHTKTKWQPTLDYLSETISGYVFQLVPLGFDTLEEIIANQEVDFVLPNPGMYVELEWIYGARRIATLTNLRLGKPYTQFGAVILRHADRNDIQDLKDLRGKTFMAVSEIAFGGWQMAWETLLEAGVNPYRDFPALHFGGSHDAVVYAVRDGIVDAGTVRTDTLERMAQEGKINRDDFVILNQQTQYQDTFPFALSTKLYPEWPFSTLPHTPMELAEEVAIALMTMPSSHPAAKAGRYQGWTIPANYQACHETLRNLRVRPYEDWGKVTLGQVIYHYRYWLLFAGVSCFGFSYGLVYLAGRRRIEAQLRQTNALLEIRVEERTAEFKAAKEAADQANQAKSEFLANMSHELRTPLNGILGYAQILQRDPQITAKQKDQINLIYQCGNYLLHLINDILDLSKIEARKMELFPTEIHLPSFLREVVEICLVKAQQKEIYFIYQPSYHLPEGILADAKRLQQVLINLLSNGIKFTDHGGVTFKVDVISNHQGITTPQSRLVRLRFIIKDTGIGMTPEQLEKIFLPFEQVGDVDHREQGTGLGLAISQTIINLMGSAINVESNYGKGSLFSIDLELPITTAVIQSNEASTKTIIGCQGKAGKILVVDDKWENRSVIVNVLKPLGFELWEASNGVEGLEKATEFNPDLIITDLVMPVMDGLEMMRRLRSSDQLKDLLIIASSASVYELDKQQSSNAGCDDFIPKPVDVEELLEKLKQHLQLEWVYEDFIPKPETIIDAGAEEIHLDAIVPPPSDVLLQLYDLSKKGNVFDISQEAEKLELLDANFVPFAKVIYKFAKDFNVKELRKFIEQYVDNI from the coding sequence ATGGGATTATCACTAATAGCATCGGCTGCCCCAGGGATTACTCCTCCTCAGGAACCTGTAGATGGAACAGGACAAATAACGACTTCAGAGGTAAAGATTGTTAAGGTGGGAGTGATGGCAATTCGGGGTGTTGACCATACCAAAACAAAATGGCAACCGACCCTAGACTATCTCAGTGAAACGATTTCCGGCTATGTCTTCCAACTTGTACCACTAGGGTTTGACACCCTCGAAGAAATAATAGCTAACCAGGAGGTGGACTTTGTGTTGCCTAACCCTGGAATGTATGTAGAGTTGGAATGGATTTATGGGGCACGACGAATTGCCACCCTAACAAATCTACGCCTAGGCAAGCCTTACACCCAATTTGGAGCGGTTATCCTGCGTCATGCTGATCGCAATGATATCCAGGATTTAAAGGATTTACGGGGCAAAACCTTTATGGCCGTCAGTGAAATTGCCTTTGGGGGCTGGCAAATGGCATGGGAAACTCTGTTAGAAGCTGGAGTTAACCCCTACCGTGACTTTCCAGCGCTCCACTTTGGTGGTAGCCATGACGCAGTGGTCTACGCTGTTCGTGATGGTATTGTTGATGCTGGCACTGTCCGCACTGATACCCTCGAACGTATGGCACAGGAGGGTAAAATTAATCGAGATGACTTTGTGATCCTCAATCAGCAAACTCAATATCAGGACACTTTCCCTTTTGCTCTGAGTACTAAACTTTATCCAGAATGGCCCTTTTCTACACTACCCCATACCCCAATGGAGTTAGCGGAAGAGGTTGCGATCGCATTAATGACCATGCCTTCGTCACACCCAGCCGCCAAAGCTGGTCGTTATCAGGGCTGGACTATCCCGGCCAACTACCAAGCTTGTCACGAAACCTTACGGAATCTGCGGGTTCGTCCCTACGAAGATTGGGGAAAAGTGACTCTGGGTCAAGTCATCTATCACTACCGCTATTGGCTGTTATTTGCTGGTGTTTCCTGCTTTGGATTTAGCTATGGTCTAGTTTATCTAGCTGGGCGTAGGCGAATTGAAGCACAACTACGACAAACCAATGCCTTACTGGAAATCCGGGTTGAGGAACGTACAGCTGAGTTCAAAGCAGCTAAAGAAGCGGCTGATCAGGCTAATCAGGCCAAAAGCGAATTCCTGGCTAATATGAGTCATGAATTGCGTACTCCCCTCAATGGCATTTTGGGTTATGCCCAAATTCTGCAACGGGATCCACAGATAACTGCTAAACAAAAAGACCAGATCAATCTTATTTATCAGTGTGGCAACTATCTACTCCATCTGATTAATGACATTTTAGACTTATCCAAAATCGAAGCTCGGAAAATGGAACTGTTTCCGACAGAAATTCATTTGCCGTCCTTTTTGAGAGAAGTTGTAGAAATTTGCCTGGTCAAAGCCCAGCAAAAAGAGATTTATTTTATTTATCAACCCTCATACCATCTGCCAGAGGGGATCCTGGCTGATGCCAAACGATTGCAACAAGTTCTGATTAATCTTTTGAGCAATGGGATTAAGTTTACTGACCATGGCGGAGTCACGTTTAAGGTAGACGTTATCAGTAACCACCAAGGAATTACTACTCCCCAATCCCGCCTAGTCAGACTTCGATTTATCATTAAAGATACTGGCATTGGGATGACCCCAGAACAACTGGAAAAAATATTTTTGCCCTTTGAACAGGTGGGGGATGTTGATCATCGTGAACAAGGCACTGGACTTGGATTAGCGATTAGCCAAACAATTATCAATTTGATGGGAAGTGCTATCAATGTTGAGAGTAATTATGGCAAAGGTAGCCTTTTCTCTATAGATTTAGAGTTACCCATTACTACAGCTGTGATTCAGAGTAACGAAGCCTCCACTAAAACTATTATAGGTTGTCAGGGCAAAGCAGGGAAAATTTTAGTAGTAGATGACAAATGGGAGAATCGCTCTGTGATTGTGAATGTGTTAAAACCTCTGGGATTTGAACTATGGGAGGCAAGTAATGGGGTTGAGGGTTTAGAAAAAGCCACAGAATTTAACCCTGATCTAATTATTACTGACTTGGTGATGCCAGTGATGGATGGCTTGGAAATGATGCGACGTCTGCGCTCATCAGATCAATTGAAAGATCTGTTGATTATTGCTTCATCTGCCAGTGTTTATGAGTTAGACAAGCAACAGAGTTCCAATGCAGGCTGCGATGATTTTATTCCCAAACCAGTGGACGTAGAAGAATTACTCGAAAAATTAAAACAGCATTTGCAACTGGAATGGGTGTATGAAGACTTCATACCAAAACCAGAAACTATAATAGATGCTGGAGCTGAAGAAATCCACCTAGATGCCATTGTGCCTCCCCCATCCGATGTGCTGCTCCAACTTTATGACTTGTCTAAGAAAGGTAATGTGTTTGACATCAGCCAAGAAGCGGAAAAGCTGGAATTATTAGATGCTAACTTTGTACCATTTGCTAAAGTTATTTATAAATTTGCTAAGGATTTTAATGTAAAGGAACTTAGGAAGTTTATCGAACAGTATGTCGATAATATATAG
- a CDS encoding response regulator, whose protein sequence is MSVTAKTNEFNLINYTILIIDDNPTNLRVAFDYLEDCGFTILVSQDGESGLKRAKYAHPQIILMDVLMPGIDGFETCCRLKADQATKDIPVIFMTALSSTEDQVKGFEVGGVDYVTKPLQHEELLTRIINHLRIQELTEKLQLQNQELKQQAIELAKAKEAAELASQAKSEFLSNMTHELRTPLNGILGYAQILQRDKTATPKQKHSIDLVYQCGTHLLHLINDILELSKMEARKMQLLPKEIHFPAFVIEVIEICRIKAQQKGISFIYQPSSYLPAGIVADEKRLRQVLINLLSNAIKFTDHGGVTFKVEVISKDKAVQPPLPRIYRDQQEGEVITDKIMPLMGKAPQSPMVTIRFQIEDTGIGIKSEELEKIFLPFEQFGDSAIRDQGTGLGLAISQKIVNLMGSHIKVESTYDKGSVFSVDLDLPTTTVMVHKNQIYTNTIVGFQGKVRKIVVVDDKPENRSVIVNFLQPIGFELLEASNGVEGLEKARECNPDLIITDLVMPVMDGFEMMRRIRSSEQLTQILVIAISASVYELEQQPSQDIGWSDILSKPVKIEELLGKLKQHLQLEWVYEQYDPGLSKIKIESAEKVQPDATVPPPDDVLAELYDLAKKGNMFAITKTAENLKQLDDKFVPFAHTISNYANEFQLKKIRILIEKYLEKN, encoded by the coding sequence ATGAGTGTAACTGCTAAAACGAATGAGTTTAATTTAATAAATTATACCATCTTGATCATTGACGATAATCCCACAAATTTGAGGGTTGCCTTTGATTATTTGGAAGATTGTGGCTTCACCATTTTAGTATCCCAAGATGGTGAAAGTGGGTTAAAACGCGCTAAGTATGCCCATCCTCAAATTATTTTAATGGATGTTTTGATGCCAGGTATAGATGGCTTTGAAACCTGCTGTCGCTTGAAGGCGGATCAGGCTACCAAAGATATTCCTGTAATTTTTATGACGGCGTTATCTAGTACCGAGGATCAGGTGAAAGGATTTGAGGTTGGGGGAGTCGATTATGTCACTAAGCCACTCCAACATGAGGAACTCTTAACTCGGATAATCAATCATTTACGGATTCAGGAGTTAACTGAAAAGCTGCAACTTCAAAATCAGGAGTTAAAACAACAAGCCATTGAACTGGCAAAAGCTAAAGAAGCTGCTGAATTAGCTAGCCAAGCCAAAAGTGAATTCCTCTCCAATATGACTCATGAACTGCGTACTCCTCTCAATGGCATTTTAGGTTATGCCCAAATCCTCCAACGGGATAAAACCGCTACCCCTAAACAAAAGCATAGTATCGATCTTGTTTACCAATGTGGCACTCACTTGCTCCACTTGATCAATGACATCTTAGAGTTGTCGAAAATGGAAGCCAGGAAAATGCAACTGTTACCGAAAGAGATTCATTTTCCTGCTTTTGTGATCGAGGTTATAGAAATCTGTCGTATCAAAGCTCAGCAAAAGGGTATTTCTTTTATTTATCAACCCTCATCCTATCTACCAGCAGGAATTGTGGCTGATGAAAAACGACTGCGACAAGTTCTGATTAACCTCCTGAGCAATGCTATCAAGTTTACTGACCATGGCGGAGTAACCTTCAAGGTAGAGGTGATCAGTAAGGATAAAGCCGTACAACCCCCACTCCCTAGGATTTATAGAGATCAGCAAGAGGGGGAAGTGATCACAGACAAAATTATGCCACTGATGGGCAAAGCTCCCCAATCACCCATGGTTACAATTCGATTTCAAATCGAAGATACTGGCATCGGAATCAAATCAGAAGAATTGGAAAAAATATTTTTACCCTTTGAGCAATTTGGGGATAGTGCTATTCGAGACCAAGGCACTGGTCTGGGATTAGCTATTAGCCAGAAAATTGTTAATCTAATGGGAAGTCATATCAAGGTTGAAAGTACTTATGACAAGGGTAGTGTTTTTTCTGTGGATTTGGATTTACCTACTACCACAGTAATGGTTCACAAAAATCAAATTTATACCAATACTATCGTTGGTTTCCAGGGAAAGGTGCGGAAAATAGTAGTGGTAGATGACAAACCGGAGAATCGCTCTGTTATTGTCAATTTTTTACAACCTATTGGATTTGAACTTTTAGAAGCGAGTAATGGGGTTGAGGGTTTGGAAAAAGCCAGAGAATGTAACCCTGACCTGATTATTACTGACTTAGTGATGCCAGTGATGGATGGCTTTGAAATGATGCGACGTATCCGCTCATCAGAGCAATTGACACAGATCCTGGTAATCGCTATATCTGCCAGTGTTTATGAATTAGAACAGCAACCGAGTCAGGATATAGGCTGGAGTGATATTCTTTCTAAGCCTGTGAAAATTGAAGAATTACTTGGTAAATTAAAGCAGCATCTGCAACTGGAATGGGTATATGAACAGTATGATCCAGGACTCTCAAAAATCAAGATTGAATCCGCTGAAAAAGTTCAGCCAGACGCTACTGTACCTCCCCCAGATGATGTATTAGCTGAACTTTATGACCTGGCCAAGAAAGGGAATATGTTCGCTATCACTAAAACCGCAGAAAATTTGAAACAATTAGATGATAAGTTTGTTCCCTTTGCTCATACTATATCGAATTATGCTAATGAATTTCAATTAAAAAAAATTAGAATATTGATAGAAAAGTATCTTGAAAAAAATTAG
- a CDS encoding zinc ribbon domain-containing protein: MPRKVGAAKKISTQIVPVVGMTKSVKLELLQVMKKLGIVRAESYNKLGSINHWGLDWKKAIPEVKSFRTPDALGLPAKLMDWTINDVAKAITASQAACTDAVIKKIYKRFPGKENQKTRKKLCKQLKTLAFLDSPLLHRLVRKEFQRGHSWVKNQIVYQQVGYSCRRLSRNTYQLELAGLRRGKRNRIILRSNRKVKGQIRLIYNQLLQIFEIHFLVDYGTVEIPSSRRSIGVDKGYTEALYDSDGQAHGKGLGKAVTKKSDRICAKNRNRGKLWALHRKLEKIDSAKSAQILENNLSRKTENRRYRQNQSELTAIIGAASKSLFNGESLKVFAEDLTQPIKNKRQSKIMSRKLNSWMKGEIRNSLQKWANWTGSVVTEVQPSYTSQVDSRNGTLLGKRTGDSFTGFDGVVLQADHNAAKNILTRGTDKEITRYMNKAEVQAVLLRRTARFLKGMGLSLLDAVELGWIG, translated from the coding sequence ATGCCAAGAAAAGTAGGAGCAGCAAAAAAGATATCGACTCAAATCGTCCCTGTGGTGGGCATGACCAAGTCGGTTAAACTTGAATTGCTGCAGGTAATGAAAAAGCTTGGCATCGTTAGAGCTGAGTCTTACAACAAACTGGGAAGTATTAACCATTGGGGACTGGACTGGAAAAAGGCCATCCCGGAAGTAAAGAGTTTCAGGACTCCTGATGCCCTGGGGCTGCCTGCCAAATTAATGGATTGGACTATCAATGATGTAGCGAAAGCCATTACAGCGAGCCAGGCAGCCTGTACCGATGCCGTAATAAAGAAAATCTACAAAAGGTTTCCTGGGAAAGAGAACCAAAAGACCAGAAAAAAACTTTGCAAACAGCTTAAGACATTAGCCTTCCTGGATAGTCCACTCCTGCACAGACTTGTTAGAAAGGAATTCCAGAGAGGGCATTCTTGGGTCAAAAATCAGATAGTTTATCAACAAGTAGGCTATAGCTGTAGGCGACTCTCTCGTAACACTTACCAGTTAGAATTAGCTGGGTTAAGGAGAGGGAAAAGGAATCGGATAATCCTTAGGTCTAATCGAAAAGTAAAAGGACAGATTAGACTAATTTATAATCAGCTTCTACAAATATTTGAGATTCACTTCCTAGTAGATTATGGCACCGTAGAAATTCCTTCTTCCCGTCGGTCTATCGGAGTAGATAAAGGGTACACCGAGGCTCTCTATGACTCGGATGGGCAGGCACACGGAAAAGGGTTAGGCAAAGCAGTAACCAAAAAGTCGGATCGCATCTGTGCCAAGAATCGCAACAGAGGGAAGCTCTGGGCGCTTCATAGAAAGCTAGAAAAAATAGACTCAGCTAAGTCGGCTCAAATACTAGAAAACAATCTGAGCCGAAAAACAGAGAATCGCCGATACAGACAGAATCAATCAGAACTCACGGCTATTATAGGAGCCGCATCTAAATCCCTTTTTAATGGGGAATCACTAAAAGTATTTGCAGAAGATTTAACACAACCGATAAAAAATAAACGTCAGTCCAAAATTATGTCCCGCAAGCTCAATAGTTGGATGAAAGGAGAGATTCGGAACTCCTTGCAGAAATGGGCTAATTGGACTGGGTCGGTTGTAACAGAAGTCCAGCCTAGTTACACGTCGCAAGTTGACTCCAGGAATGGAACCCTATTAGGGAAAAGGACTGGGGACAGCTTTACCGGATTTGATGGGGTCGTGTTGCAGGCTGACCACAATGCTGCTAAAAACATCCTTACTCGGGGTACAGATAAGGAAATTACCCGGTACATGAATAAAGCCGAGGTTCAAGCAGTATTGTTGCGCCGTACCGCGCGTTTCTTGAAAGGTATGGGACTGAGTCTGCTTGATGCAGTTGAGCTTGGATGGATTGGGTAG
- the ltrA gene encoding group II intron reverse transcriptase/maturase, which yields MEKIEPNPTGNGIVTKQTTDWHATNWKRAYRTVRKLRRRIFKATREGNWKKVNKLQRLMLRSYSNIQVSVRQATQVNSGKKTAGIDGETKLNPAERGKMVDSLTTYKTWKPIPTKRIYIPKSNGKKRPLGIPSITDRCLQGIVKNALEPSWEARFEPVSYGFRPGRSTHDARQRIFQNINGEKNRKWWVLDADISGCFDNIAHQPLLETIGNFPAANLIEEWLKAGYVHKGVFHNTEEGTPQGGIISPLLANIALHGLEEELGIRYKWIPDKRKKDGGWWCNTSTRTYVRFADDFVILTESEEDAAEAKKIVERWLSNKGLTLSEEKTKISHLTEGFDFLGWNFRKCQTTNRKTGLITLIKPSQKSVKKVKENLRIEFKRGRTLSQKVIIGKINSIVRGWSNYHNGAVSKEIFSNLDHYVFWKLQRWGRRKHAKKSQEWVNKKYFGNHCPGREDKWVFGDGEIYLDKFAWTPIQRHTMVAYDKSPDNPELVEYWNERELKQSAKTAKKRLSTGKDKIANRQEYQCPVCKQSLGEYQNTHLHHIIPQSLGGHDRYDNLIYLHEDCHYSIHALGATNPEIQQMLRNGIKTPSKKRNKSQKVQNRKSRKSKLHK from the coding sequence ATGGAAAAGATAGAACCGAATCCCACAGGAAACGGTATCGTAACTAAACAAACCACCGACTGGCACGCAACCAACTGGAAACGAGCCTACAGGACGGTCAGGAAACTTAGACGCAGAATTTTCAAGGCGACACGTGAAGGCAACTGGAAAAAGGTGAACAAACTACAAAGATTAATGCTTCGTAGTTACTCCAATATCCAAGTTTCCGTCAGACAGGCCACACAGGTCAATAGTGGAAAGAAAACAGCAGGAATAGACGGCGAAACAAAACTTAATCCCGCTGAAAGAGGAAAAATGGTCGATTCACTCACCACGTACAAAACCTGGAAGCCAATCCCAACTAAACGCATCTACATCCCAAAATCCAACGGCAAAAAGAGGCCACTAGGAATACCGAGCATCACCGACCGCTGCCTACAAGGCATTGTCAAAAATGCACTAGAACCTTCATGGGAAGCCAGATTTGAACCCGTATCATATGGCTTCAGACCAGGTAGAAGTACCCATGATGCCAGACAGAGGATATTCCAAAATATCAACGGGGAAAAGAATAGGAAATGGTGGGTACTGGACGCAGACATCTCCGGGTGTTTCGATAACATCGCTCACCAACCACTCTTGGAAACCATAGGGAACTTCCCAGCAGCAAACCTCATTGAGGAATGGCTTAAGGCGGGATACGTCCATAAAGGCGTATTCCATAACACAGAGGAAGGAACACCCCAAGGTGGAATAATAAGTCCCCTACTGGCTAATATCGCACTACACGGATTAGAGGAAGAATTGGGAATTAGGTACAAATGGATACCAGACAAAAGAAAAAAGGATGGAGGATGGTGGTGTAACACATCTACAAGGACTTACGTCCGCTTTGCTGATGACTTCGTAATCTTAACCGAAAGCGAGGAAGATGCAGCCGAAGCTAAGAAAATCGTCGAAAGATGGTTATCTAATAAAGGACTAACACTATCTGAAGAAAAGACAAAGATAAGCCACCTAACCGAAGGATTTGATTTTCTAGGCTGGAACTTCAGGAAATGCCAAACAACCAACAGGAAAACGGGACTAATAACACTCATTAAACCTTCTCAGAAAAGCGTTAAGAAGGTCAAGGAAAATCTAAGAATAGAATTCAAGAGAGGAAGAACCCTGTCCCAAAAGGTAATAATAGGTAAAATCAACTCCATAGTGAGGGGGTGGAGCAACTACCATAATGGGGCAGTATCAAAGGAAATCTTTTCTAACCTCGACCACTACGTATTCTGGAAATTGCAGAGATGGGGAAGACGGAAACACGCAAAGAAATCCCAAGAATGGGTAAACAAAAAATACTTCGGTAATCATTGCCCAGGAAGGGAAGACAAATGGGTATTCGGAGATGGAGAAATCTATTTGGACAAATTTGCCTGGACTCCAATCCAAAGGCACACAATGGTCGCTTATGACAAATCCCCAGACAACCCGGAACTCGTAGAGTATTGGAACGAAAGGGAATTAAAACAAAGCGCCAAAACGGCCAAGAAAAGATTATCCACAGGAAAGGACAAAATAGCAAACAGACAGGAGTATCAGTGTCCTGTCTGCAAGCAATCCCTAGGGGAATATCAAAATACGCATCTACATCATATCATTCCCCAATCCCTAGGGGGTCATGACCGATACGACAACTTAATCTACCTACATGAAGATTGTCACTATTCCATCCATGCCTTGGGCGCAACTAATCCCGAAATACAGCAAATGCTAAGAAACGGGATAAAAACACCCTCCAAGAAACGGAACAAAAGCCAAAAGGTACAAAACCGTAAATCAAGGAAAAGTAAGTTGCACAAATAA